TCTAACATGTAATTGGGTCTCACCTTGGAATAGTAGTCCAGGTGGAGGAAGGTGTCCTTgcctacataaaaaaattccgGCACCTCCTTGATTCCATGGACGTACTTAAGGGGGAGGATATTCGGCTTGTTTACAttaatataaaagaaaaaaatgggcgtTGAAGAAGGAGTGTTCCTCCTATCCACTCCACTTGCACCGATCGGATTTCTCAGCTTCGACATGCTCATCCCCCCTTCGCtgtaaagagaaaaatttcctAGAATAAAGGTGCCCGCCACACGGTTAAAGAGATCCAAAAGTATCAGGGTTTTTCTGTCAAAGACAGATGCTCCATTGGAATTGTCCATGTCCATCACAAACAACACACAGTCGTAGTCATCTGATTTATTTAACACGTATTCCACATAGTCAGTTGCCGTGAGCTCATGAATGTATATAAAGGAAATGTATTGGTTACTATATTTCCCCTCACTCCGGTACTTGTCATTCATATctagttttatttttttacttatgaGTTTTTTCAGCTTGGCTACCTTGGTCTCCTCGTGCAGGCACCAACGTGTCTCCACTAGAAGGACCCAAAAAAGTAGGGCCAACAGAAAGCGCGACAAACAACTTCGAACCAGTACAAGTCGTGATAATAGAATCTGCGAATATGGTACAGGCCCCAGTGGGCCATATTCTAAATGGCTCTTCACCATGCTGACTATTTATACTGCTGTACATGTCAGGTGGAAAGCATCATCGTATTGCATTCCCATATACACACAGAGCAAAAGAATTTCCCCTCCTCTTCCACCCTCTCCTCAGTGGATATTACACCCACGGGTACACTGATCCCGAGCTAAGCCAAAACACcgcttcactttttcctacGCGCACCTCTCTCACTGAGGTACTTCACGAAGGACATGTGAAACAACTGTAATTTTAATTCACCAGACCAACGGGGCAAATGCACAGTCGTAATTCCTTCACAGAGGCACAGTGCGCGAGGAACCTcaatctcttcttttcttttttttcttccgatGAGAGTGCGAAATAGTCACCAAGAAGGGTCATCTGAGCAAGTCACATGAGAGGATGAAGTGAAATGATCCCCTCAAAACGCACCAACCGGAAATACACCTCCCCTTCGTGGATGCATTCccttcgttttcctttttttgcttaacCTCCCCGGCTTCTCCCCTTCACAGgcgcaaataaaaaaaaaaaaaaaaaaagggaaggccCCCAGAAGGAGGCAGCACtccacatatgcatatatttccTCAGTATCCACAAcagtgaaaaaggaaaacgtcacaaattttattattattttattttatttttttttattgagaACATAAAAGCTGGTTAATtttcacgaaaaaaaaaattgaaaaaaaaagaaacaaacttccgcatcacaaaaaaattacaaaacaGGATTTATAatgaattttacaaaatttagAAATGTGCAGAAAAATGTTGTTTTCTCCTGAAGGTGCCTATCTTCACTTAAGTATAACCATAATAGGACGTGTGGAGTATAACAACACAATGGACATATATCAAATATTctgtaaaaaattatctaAATGGAGCTCTCCTCTACACACATTCTTCAAACAAAAGCCTTAATACATACACactgaaaattttttactttatatcattaaccctaaaccctaaactcttgAAAtctaaacccgaaaccatgaacacaaaaaactgaaccttaaaccataaacccggaacctaaatttggaacctcttctataggaacaagttccattCGAACACATTCCATAGGAACTCGTTCCAAAGGAACatcttccataagaacttcttccttaagaacctgttcttcttccattaattcggatcccatgaattctcgaaccaaaagttccagaaaatccttctggttcaattgtgtgtcccctttttgacattcatccaacacttcaaaatgaatttcaataatcgttcgacgattcacgggaccagaacgttttgttcttgttggagcagaacgaggttttcgttctttcactaatcgatattcatgtgaactatgtggctgcacatgatcgaggacttgttcgtGTACTGatgaaccaggaatttcagcaggagatcttctgaaacgttgccctcctttaccaagaggaccaaaatactacgaaaaaaaaaaaaaaaaaaaaaaatgagaggatatttttgctaagaagattgtgaaatgttctttttacacatttattttattttatttttttttttccttttaaccatgaaaaaatttttttttttccttttaaccattaaaaaattttttttttccttttaaccattaaaattttttttttttccttttaaccattaaaaaaattttttttttccttttaaccattaaaaaaatttttcttttttttatcttaccttccaaaggtaataagccatagcagaaaggccaatagagacaggagccaaaggaagaaaaggggtaaggagatccatAGGAAGGATTGGACAAAGTGTATTCGCTagtgttttttccatatggGTTTGTTTCTCTTTGAGCAGtggtttcacttttttccctATATTGTCATtgccaatttggcaattattataatccttttgtgtgcattcaaaacaaaaattattattgcTGCATTTAGATGATGCTTTCATAATGTATTTACTTTTGCTAAAAGCGTAGTTTATGCCCGCATTTACGCTACATTGAGGATGTACctcagtttttttcttcgtttctGCCAAgtcttttaattgttttgcatattctttaagaaataaacaacccaatgtttgtccaaacgatgggccatgAGCATGGCCCTTCTGTTGGttataaatgtgttttaatcctgcagcaaaaagtaaacaagctgctttatttgtttgtttttctttagtGCCTAAATTATTCCATTTGTCGTTGTCTTGGCAGAAGTTGGCAACGTCCTTCTGATTATCCGATTCTGTCATATAATTCAGAAGTTTCGTTAATATGCCTTTGGCGTCACCTTCGATGTTGTTCTGATTATTAAAGAAGAGaggaaagaggagaaagaaaaaatatatatatgtatacacatatgtgtatatatatacatatatatacatacatatatatatatgtagttgtctacggccccttacccaagatggtgTTTTTCCGCTTGAGGgtgtttttccacttttgttcttcagttttttttttattgcgcattggagttgagtacagaaattcTTGTCcatttcatatattttgtcTAGTGTTTGTTTCATTTGGGATTCTTGTTTGAGTagtttgtccatttttgggGGGACGTCTTTATTGTCCTTGTTATCATTGCAATTTGCATTTTGTGTTGTTGATGTTCCAAGGAGACCTTTATCAAGGAGAAGGTTGCAATCTTTAAAGTCCTTTTCCCTTGTGCATTTAAAACAaccattattattactaccaCTATTACACAaagatttattattattattccaTTCTTCgaacattctttttattgTGTTTTCATCTATGGGACAACTTTTCTCCGtttctttaattattttatctgcgtacatgttaagagcaatacaaccaactgTTCTTTCGAACAGTTGGTTGTCTTGACCAATAGACGGGGTGGTAGTACTACCACTACCACTATCATTTGGAATCGCCTTAATGTGTTGtaaacctgctgtgatatgattacaagcttttctttcaacactatgttcattaccatcaccaaattGATCGCACACACCATTATTGTTCGTTGCATTCGCTGTTCCATTTTGAGAGATTTGTTGGAACATCTTCTGCAATGTTGTTTTGACGGCGTCATCCCAAAAGttacactgtaaaaaaaagagaaaaagttatatatatatatatatatatatgcacatgtacatacatatatatatatgtatatgtatacatgtatatatatttatatagtaGTACTTACCCAACTCTGCGTGGGGTTACCGTTATTcccgtttttgtttttgaaccatttgggtgcggCGCATCTAATGTAATCGCATAAgttttgcattttatttatttccttcatggTTACTtccatttctgttttttcctggTCGATCAAAGTATTTACTTTGGCCTTCATTTGCGTAACGTCTGTGCCAACCGGCACGTTGCAATTATCAAAATTGTCTTCCAATTTACATTCGATGCACGAATCATTACTGTTCGTGCATGGAGTATTATAATTTTCGTTCCATGACTTAAAAGCGCTTTTTAAACCGGAATTGATAACACATTTGGATTGaccttgcattttttttgcatattctttaaggaggaaacaacccatcgcttTTTTCAACGACGGGTCTTTGGATAGGATTTCACCGTTAGATGTTGAATTTTCCTTTAGGTATTTAaaaccggcatgcaaataattgcatgccttcctttCAGGGTTGGTGGGTGCTCTACTACCATTGGCAGTGCcatcttccattttatcaCATCCATTTACATTgtcattttccttccccttcatgGCGTTGGACAATTCTTTCCATAGTCGTCCCACTTCGCCAGTGTCCTTGTCCCAAAATGTGCTCTGCATAAAGTGGTggtaatatatacatatatacatgtatatgtatacacatatacgtatatatgtacgtatgtatgtatacatatatacatatttatacacatacatgtatacacacgtatatatatgtacgtacatacacatatatgtgtacatgtatacgtatacatctatacatctatgtatatgtatacatacgtacatacatatatatatatacatatatatgtatatatgtataagtacatacatacacatgtatattcatatacgtatataaatatacatacattatatacatagatgtatgtgtatgtatatgtatgtacatatgtacagttgtttttccccccattcTACTTACCGCAGTTGTACTCGGTTGTTTTGAATTAGGCGAATTTAAGtgggatgctatacattGTAAACCATCACATAAagtcttcattttatttattttctgtatGATGGACTCACTGTTCGGTTCTTTCCCTCCGACCATTTGTTCCACTTCGGTCTTTGCAATCTTTGCTGAAGTTGTGCCAATCTTCACGGTGCAGCTGTCAATGCTGCCATCCTtccattggcaagggacacaaggTCCCTTGCCAGCGGCATTGCAATGAGCATTCGGACCATCACTGAGTTTCTTTCCAAGATCGAATGCCTTCTCTATCCCTTTATCAATATTACAAATTGCTTTGcttttcatgtgttttgcataagcatgaagtaaaaaacaacccatcgtttgtctaaacgatgggtatTGAGACAAAACTCCATTGTTAGCACTTCCTGTTGACGAAGTATCCGGTTTGTACAATTTCTggaagccggcatgcaaataattgcatgccgtcttttCAGAATGAGTTGCTGGTCTAGGAATGCCACCATTACTACCTCCCACTTGATTACATCCATTTCCGTTATTGTCATTGCCATTATTGGCAGTCATTGCTTTTACCAATTCTTCCCACAATGCCTTCACATTcgttttccaaaatgtgtcctgtataaggtggtgataatatatatatatatatatatatatatatatatatatatgcatatgcataaatgcatatatgcatatgtatatacatagttacatctatacatgtatatgtatatgtgcatctacatacatatgcacttatatgtatgtttgtcCTTCCCTCATTGCGTACCTGAGTGGTAGATGAGTTTACTCgggatgctatacatttTAAACCGTCACATAAtttatccattttatttatgttattTAGCATTGTCTTAATGTTAGCGTCCTCGTCCATTTTGATGATGTCcttcaatttgtcctttacttCCGTTGCTGTTGAGCCATCTGTCTTAATTTGGCATTTCTCCCAACTATCGTTCTTCTCTTGCCATTGGCATGGAATACAAGTTTTCCCGGGGTCATTGCCATTCTGGCAAGAATTTGTCTTAGTACTGGGTGTCTCCCATGCACTAAATGCCTTTTCTATCCCCTTTTCAATATTACAAACagccttctttttcatgtgttttgcataagcgtgaagtaaaaaacaacccatcgtttgtctaaacgatgggttgttctttAAGATGTTGCCAGTCGACGACGACGGCTGCGCCGCCGCCGTTGGATTCTCGTACAGATATttgaagccggcatgcaaataattgcatgccgttTTTTCAGAAGGAGTTGCATCCCTATTATTGTCCACTTTATTACATTCGTCCTGCTGCGCTGTGCCGTTCTCCCTCATTTTCTGTGCTAATTCTTCCCATAATTTCTTTACTGCGCCACCCTCCTCCCAAAAGTTGTCCTATATaagtagtaatatatatatatatatatatatatatatatatatatatatatatatacatatacatgtatatatgtatatgtacataaatatacatacatacgtatgtatgtatatgtgcacatgtatgtatatgtcgttttctctttctttcacCACTTACCGCAGTTGCCGGTTGTCCTTGTTTACTCTCCCATAGGTGTTTCATACATTCCAGACGTTTGCACAATTGGCCGTCTCCCTTCTTCTGTTGGATGCAGTTTTCAGGAGTTGGTGACTTCGCTGCTGCCGGAGTACCAACACCAGCAACACCACCTTGACCAGGAGAAGTAGCACCTGCTGCAACAGTTGCAGTTGCCTGCTGAACTAATTCATCCACCTGCTCGACATTCTGTACTACAAACAATTTTTCCACATTCTTCTTATCTTCCGGTGAGATGGCAGTTGCCGCATTCCCAGGTTTCTGCCCCTGTAAAGGAcgctttccttccttttccatgcTCCTCAATCTACTTATACCTTTATCTATATAAGAGCCATATGTCCCCCCGTGTTTCTTGTCGGCCCATTTTTCTAATTGTGGCCATATATATTCTCCCCCAATACGCGTTGTCCCAATATTTAATTCCGTACATTTCTGATACATATCCTGTACGCCATTGCGATCACCCCATTGCTTTACAGCCTTTACCACAGTTCCTGcaacttttttcttactgCTGTGACCTCCTAACCATCGTATTAAAGCTGCTCTACCTACTAGGCATCTAAGATATGGATCAACGTCCTCCAGCCCCGGCTTACTacttatttttccaattttgttGTATAACCCGACCTCCACTCCATTTATATATGATCGTATTTTCACCATAGCCTTGCACAACTGCTTGTCCTGCGTAGTGAATTTTAAGTCCCTCTTATCATCTTTCCCCGAACACAGATGATTAATTTCTTGCGGGTCCGTGAAAacattcttcattatttcatcgaatatattttctaGATGGGTCCACAATTTATCCTATAGAAtaaataaacatatataagtAGATGTATTTTTATGATGCCTCCATGCAGTTACGATTCCTTctatttctctttctttttcctcctttattccttttttttatttctttttttctcttcctttttgcacgtctcttatatttttctgtCTGGTTTTCCCCActatccggttggtgcacTTTCCGGATAAACTGCGTGTCCGGTTTGCCTTCCTGTCTGTGAggactttttttcctttcagaGAGTATGCCTGCGGCATTCATCGAGGGGTTCtgcgtagtatccggtttcgtttgtctgcgaggagtttttccttctctctccccccattaaagcagctaaagctaaccccggaaccttattccaatacgcctaaaaccttattctaatacccaacaaccttcttcctaaacccggaatctgactacTATCACTCCTCAAACTtctcatcttcctcttcccctcctttttttttattttatttttttttttttattcttttcatttttatgaaaaaaaaaaagaagaaataaaacttCACCCTAAAACATCTAAATaacaggccata
The Plasmodium knowlesi strain H genome assembly, chromosome: 2 DNA segment above includes these coding regions:
- a CDS encoding dolichyl-diphosphooligosaccharide--protein glycosyltransferase subunit OST3/OST6, putative, which gives rise to MVKSHLEYGPLGPVPYSQILLSRLVLVRSCLSRFLLALLFWVLLVETRWCLHEETKVAKLKKLISKKIKLDMNDKYRSEGKYSNQYISFIYIHELTATDYVEYVLNKSDDYDCVLFVMDMDNSNGASVFDRKTLILLDLFNRVAGTFILGNFSLYSEGGMSMSKLRNPIGASGVDRRNTPSSTPIFFFYINVNKPNILPLKYVHGIKEVPEFFYVGKDTFLHLDYYSKVRPNYMLEDYLKMKGVSEKDKGEMNNKMLEKYFLDFIQKHNRGGGASGSPTPLEDNYPEKKIQKYFITIGLVVLFSLLYVILQLVQRYPSLMFVCSYALFLSSLSGIFHCLINKVELYNTAKNLDSILHKYIYRSTSAQYVYEGVAFSFFIFLITFALFLLCRYSTNRYMPRRARNMWLAMFVLLTYASLDVIHEMNLFKVYYSTYFFFPPIKFFRK
- a CDS encoding SICAvar, type I, producing MAQPNNNFPQLVQEWYSKEGKDARTDAPKLFEELNKYVDDFMIKINTEYTFYTSIGEEGCRDITISGEGLTAEDGKKWCSFLFQNLWIIEMLKKQNEHAAQYKKALQDYVWCQVMRAWSYILSDMYCGVSGSLPVFFNKVKEQLCTIWGTTVPCGGPTCEYGPLDPMDVGGSSVLNYIFQKMGTGIPILKIQYKLSFKEQCNTNKASKTTTQLDSRVQSLIDQIRQEILSGTASVTSPTAKNQYSSLADALVAWFEHKKIKVKDDFKDKLWTHLENIFDEIMKNVFTDPQEINHLCSGKDDKRDLKFTTQDKQLCKAMVKIRSYINGVEVGLYNKIGKISSKPGLEDVDPYLRCLVGRAALIRWLGGHSSKKKVAGTVVKAVKQWGDRNGVQDMYQKCTELNIGTTRIGGEYIWPQLEKWADKKHGGTYGSYIDKGISRLRSMEKEGKRPLQGQKPGNAATAISPEDKKNVEKLFVVQNVEQVDELVQQATATVAAGATSPGQGGVAGVGTPAAAKSPTPENCIQQKKGDGQLCKRLECMKHLWESKQGQPATADNFWEEGGAVKKLWEELAQKMRENGTAQQDECNKVDNNRDATPSEKTACNYLHAGFKYLYENPTAAAQPSSSTGNILKNNPSFRQTMGCFLLHAYAKHMKKKAVCNIEKGIEKAFSAWETPSTKTNSCQNGNDPGKTCIPCQWQEKNDSWEKCQIKTDGSTATEVKDKLKDIIKMDEDANIKTMLNNINKMDKLCDGLKCIASRVNSSTTQDTFWKTNVKALWEELVKAMTANNGNDNNGNGCNQVGGSNGGIPRPATHSEKTACNYLHAGFQKLYKPDTSSTGSANNGVLSQYPSFRQTMGCFLLHAYAKHMKSKAICNIDKGIEKAFDLGKKLSDGPNAHCNAAGKGPCVPCQWKDGSIDSCTVKIGTTSAKIAKTEVEQMVGGKEPNSESIIQKINKMKTLCDGLQCIASHLNSPNSKQPSTTASTFWDKDTGEVGRLWKELSNAMKGKENDNVNGCDKMEDGTANGSRAPTNPERKACNYLHAGFKYLKENSTSNGEILSKDPSLKKAMGCFLLKEYAKKMQGQSKCVINSGLKSAFKSWNENYNTPCTNSNDSCIECKLEDNFDNCNVPVGTDVTQMKAKVNTLIDQEKTEMEVTMKEINKMQNLCDYIRCAAPKWFKNKNGNNGNPTQSWCNFWDDAVKTTLQKMFQQISQNGTANATNNNGVCDQFGDGNEHSVERKACNHITAGLQHIKAIPNDSGSGSTTTPSIGQDNQLFERTVGCIALNMYADKIIKETEKSCPIDENTIKRMFEEWNNNNKSLCNSGSNNNGCFKCTREKDFKDCNLLLDKGLLGTSTTQNANCNDNKDNKDVPPKMDKLLKQESQMKQTLDKIYEMDKNFCTQLQCAIKKKLKNKSGKTPSSGKTPSWNNIEGDAKGILTKLLNYMTESDNQKDVANFCQDNDKWNNLGTKEKQTNKAACLLFAAGLKHIYNQQKGHAHGPSFGQTLGCLFLKEYAKQLKDLAETKKKTEVHPQCSVNAGINYAFSKSKYIMKASSKCSNNNFCFECTQKDYNNCQIGNDNIGKKVKPLLKEKQTHMEKTLANTLCPILPMDLLTPFLPLAPVSIGLSAMAYYLWKYFGPLGKGGQRFRRSPAEIPGSSVHEQVLDHVQPHSSHEYRLVKERKPRSAPTRTKRSGPVNRRTIIEIHFEVLDECQKGDTQLNQKDFLELLVREFMGSELMEEEQVLKEEVLMEDVPLERVPMECVRMELVPIEEVPNLGSGFMV